The following coding sequences are from one Rutidosis leptorrhynchoides isolate AG116_Rl617_1_P2 chromosome 11, CSIRO_AGI_Rlap_v1, whole genome shotgun sequence window:
- the LOC139876299 gene encoding uncharacterized protein: MGYHASVVEVPGDRRRHRNYSPEPITNHRNRSSRRSPDYSRYDNDYDRSHNNRRISPNYSKSYQNRNTSPIRSRSPDYSRYDNQNSYRRDDRVNRSPDNPRSRRNPSPRVEHMNLNRKPSYGDRNKQYLDREFENMNNGQDSDTDEELKGASYEEYRRLKRQKSRKLLKKCIWNVTPSPPRGDTDFDQFEPEEVIEEEKIELDLETKNDESDSESESDDSESDSDDSRSRKKKRTKKSSRSRSRRKSVSETESDDSSEEDRRRRKNKKKSKKSVKRKSSKRKRRSSSRKVTDSDSKESNDSDESEKLARSKLSKKSSKKGSESSSSDDKSNSEKELKIKSQMDDVEKTEVDGKVLMFRESQKKVNLDEEPEVGPMPMPKAEGHISYGGALRPGEGDAIAQYVQQGKRIPRRGEVGLSADEISKFEDLGYVMSGSRHQRMNAIRIRKENQVYSAEDKRALAMFNYEEKAKREQKVMADLQRLVQRHIGEETGPSHDPFGGKVTEDPDA; the protein is encoded by the coding sequence ATGGGATACCACGCTTCCGTCGTCGAAGTCCCCGGCGACCGTCGCCGCCACCGCAATTACTCACCGGAGCCTATCACCAACCATCGCAACCGCAGCTCTCGTCGCAGTCCAGATTATTCAAGGTACGATAACGATTACGATCGATCACATAATAACCGTCGTATTTCCCCTAAttattcaaaatcatatcaaaatcGTAATACTAGCCCTATCCGTAGTCGTAGTCCTGATTATAGCCGATACGATAATCAAAACAGTTATCGCCGTGATGACCGTGTTAATAGGTCACCTGATAACCCTAGATCTAGACGAAACCCTAGCCCTAGGGTTGAACATATGAATTTGAATAGGAAACCGAGTTACGGTGATCGAAATAAGCAGTATTTAGATCGTGAGTTTGAGAATATGAACAACGGACAGGATTCTGATACTGATGAGGAGTTGAAAGGTGCTAGTTATGAAGAGTATCGGAGGTTAAAACGACAGAAATCGAGAAAGTTGTTGAAGAAATGTATATGGAATGTTACGCCTAGTCCGCCTAGAGGCGATACCGATTTCGATCAGTTTGAACCAGAGGAAGTtattgaagaagagaagatcgaattAGATTTAGAAACGAAGAACGATGAGTCGGATTCAGAGTCTGAATCTGATGATTCGGAATCAGATTCGGATGATTCGAGATCGAGGAAGAAGAAGAGGACGAAAAAGAGTTCGAGGTCTAGGAGTAGGAGGAAGTCGGTGTCGGAGACTGAATCGGATGATTCTAGTGAGGAAGATAGGAGAAGGAGGAAGAATAAGAAAAAGTCAAAGAAATCGGTCAAACGAAAGAGTAGTAAAAGGAAGCGAAGAAGCAGTTCGCGGAAAGTTACTGATAGTGATTCTAAAGAAAGTAATGATAGTGATGAATCTGAGAAGTTAGCAAGGTCAAAATTGAGCAAGAAAAGTAGTAAAAAGGGTAGTGAGAGTTCATCATCAGATGATAAATCAAATTCTGAAAAGGAATTAAAGATTAAATCACAAATGGATGATGTGGAGAAAACAGAAGTTGATGGTAAGGTGCTTATGTTTAGAGAGTCTCAAAAGAAGGTTAATTTGGATGAAGAACCAGAGGTGGGACCCATGCCAATGCCAAAAGCGGAAGGGCATATTAGTTATGGTGGTGCTTTAAGGCCTGGTGAAGGTGATGCAATTGCACAGTATGTTCAACAAGGGAAACGTATTCCTAGAAGAGGTGAAGTTGGTTTATCTGCTGATGAGATTAGTAAGTTTGAAGATCTTGGTTATGTTATGAGTGGTAGTAGGCATCAAAGGATGAATGCTATTCGTATTAGGAAAGAAAACCAAGTTTATAGTGCTGAAGATAAGCGGGCTTTAGCTATGTTTAATTATGAGGAAAAGGCGAAACGTGAACAGAAAGTTATGGCTGATTTGCAGAGGTTGGTTCAGAGGCATATCGGGGAAGAAACGGGCCCGTCTCATGACCCGTTTGGTGGAAAAGTTACTGAGGATCCTGATGCTTGA
- the LOC139877894 gene encoding uncharacterized protein, whose protein sequence is MLKAKKMRDFPSCFSENGVQVSDASSSGALLSTPATTSSKTAQNIVTCVYQCKLHSSFCFIITITWTKNLMGQGLLVEIDDSRSQSFCKLEVKPSLFTKRKGYKTLEMGSSFINIFWDLSCAKFGSSPEPIENFYFAITINQELILLLGDMEKEVHKKLNHPISSSPNAVFLSKKEHIFGRKVYATTAQFCGKGQIHDILIECDTTSSSDPCLLIRIDGKIVLKVKQLQWKFRGNYTILVDGLPVEVYWDVHSWFFGKLNGNAVFLFQTCLSAEKLWGPSGHSVMSWSGSLIKDCGQSQGLGFSLVLCAWKNE, encoded by the coding sequence ATGTTAAAGGCTAAAAAGATGAGAGATTTCCCTTCATGTTTTAGTGAAAATGGTGTTCAAGTTTCTGATGCTTCTTCATCAGGTGCTCTTCTTAGTACCCCTGCTACTACAAGTAGTAAAACTGCCCAAAATATTGTTACTTGTGTTTATCAATGTAAGTTACATAGTTCATTTTGCTTTATTATCACTATCACTTGGACTAAAAACTTAATGGGCCAAGGTcttttggttgaaattgatgattcCAGAAGTCAATCTTTTTGTAAACTTGAAGTCAAACCAAGTTTGTTTACTAAAAGAAAGGGTTACAAAACCTTAGAAATGGGTTCAAGTTTTATCAACATTTTTTGGGATCTTTCTTGTGCTAAATTTGGTTCTTCTCCTGAACCAATTGAAAATTTCTATTTTGCTATCACAATTAACCAAGAATTGATCTTGTTGTTGGGTGATATGGAAAAAGAAGTACACAAGAAATTGAATCATCCTATTAGTTCTTCACCAAATGCGGTTTTTCTTTCGAAAAAAGAACACATTTTTGGTAGGAAAGTGTATGCTACAACTGCTCAATTTTGTGGAAAGGGACAAATACATGATATTTTGATTGAATGTGATACAACTAGTAGTAGTGATCCGTGTTTATTGATCCGTATCGATGGTAAAATAGTGTTGAAAGTGAAGCAACTTCAATGGAAGTTTAGGGGAAATTATACTATTTTGGTTGATGGATTGCCTGTTGAAGTATATTGGGATGTTCATAGTTGGTTTTTTGGTAAATTAAATGGCAATGCAGTGTTCTTGTTTCAAACATGTCTTTCGGCTGAGAAATTGTGGGGTCCATCGGGTCATTCGGTGATGAGTTGGTCGGGTTCATTGATTAAAGATTGTGGGCAATCGCAAGGTCTCGGGTTTTCCTTGGTGTTGTGTGCTTGGAAAAATGAGTAG
- the LOC139876298 gene encoding F-box protein At4g02760-like, whose amino-acid sequence MDSHSYSVSKRACSFSEPPISDHHNHNSDHFNMDAILTAFLALSDSPLIQSSFDRLIESTSSDSDRNQLIQRALNLGSILVEAGNRSARKCSSSHNAVVWPLSPDLTIKVFSMLDTQSVCYAAATCSFFQKYAMDPLCFANIDLATLVPKVNNAVVSTMINRAGGALRSIKLGILPPIPAPPFFSSQPLVYSIRNANDASGFSWNDKRSRQGKESSILTRSCLSSLTSNGGTPGAHLKRLHLYNIERMDNSALSASLSACPSLLDLEIVGLIVELRHTLESISRHCPLIERLVFESSKTGRDDGLKYPTCNEFVLNCPNITTLALKGFKLHDYKARMLVKGLHKLKHLDLSASYSFTGAFLKNVGANGGGDHLEVMILRDCMHLKEIEVERFMAVVLAGEFRRLRHLDISNREGLACEGDYCNRCYSASFVPIKQLLEQRPNFNLVAEFPKGSYIDAEQTTSDVSLQLQSPTSSYASDASPFMSTSDMSYNSDHGSVNEDSRENSFVRYEENSD is encoded by the exons ATGGATTCTCATTCCTATTCCGTGTCCAAACGCGCCTGTTCCTTCTCAGAACCACCAATTTccgatcatcataatcataattctgatcattttaatatGGACGCTATCTTAACCGCGTTTTTAGCTTTATCCGATTCACCGTTAATTCAATCGTCGTTCGATCGATTAATTGAGTCCACGTCATCCGATTCCGATCGAAATCAGTTAATTCAACGTGCGTTGAATCTCGGATCGATTTTAGTTGAAGCTGGAAATCGATCAGCTCGTAAATGCTCCTCCTCTCATAACGCCGTCGTTTGGCCGCTTTCACCTGACCTCACTATTAAG GTTTTTTCTATGCTTGATACACAAAGTGTATGTTATGCTGCGGCAACATGTTCATTTTTCCAAAAGTATGCTATGGATCCTTTGTGTTTTGCTAACATCGACTTGGCTACATTAGTCCCCAAAGTCAATAATGCTGTGGTTTCGACAATGATTAATCGAGCCGGAGGCGCACTTAG GTCTATCAAGCTTGGTATATTGCCACCGATTCCCGCTCCTCCTTTCTTTTCATCTCAGCCATTAGTTTATAGCATTAGGAATGCTAATGATGCATCAGGATTTTCATGGAATGACAAGAGATCAAGGCAAGGAAAGGAGTCTTCAATCTTAACTAGATCCTGTTTAAGTTCTTTAACTTCTAATGGTGGGACCCCTGG GGCACATTTGAAGAGATTACATCTTTACAATATTGAAAGAATGGATAATTCCGCCCTCTCGGCTTCATTATCAGCTTGCCCTTCTCTCCTTGATCTAGAAATTGTGGGCCT GATTGTTGAATTGAGGCACACTTTGGAGTCGATAAGTAGACATTGTCCCTTGATTGAACGTTTGGTCTTTGAATCTTCAAAAACAG GTAGAGATGATGGTTTAAAATACCCAACCTGCAATGAGTTTGTCCTCAACTGTCCTAACATAACCACTTTGGCACTTAAAGGATTCAAACTGCATGACTACAAAGCTCGTATGCTAGTCAAG GGGTTACACAAATTAAAACATCTTGACCTTTCAGCATCTTACTCGTTCACCGGTGCCTTTTTAAA GAATGTTGGTGCCAATGGCGGTGGAGATCATTTGGAGGTGATGATTTTACGTGACTGTATGCATCTCAAGGAG ATTGAGGTTGAGCGGTTTATGGCAGTTGTTCTTGCAGGAGAATTCAGGCGCCTTAGACATCTT GACATATCTAACAGAGAAGGTCTAGCATGTGAGGGTGACTACTGCAATAGATGTTACAGTGCTAG TTTCGTTCCTATAAAGCAACTATTGGAACAAAGGCCCAATTTCAACCTAGTAGCTGAATTCCCAAAAGGAAG TTACATAGATGCTGAACAGACAACAAGTGACGTAAGTTTACAGTTACAATCACCAACGAGCAGCTACGCATCTGACGCGTCACCATTCATGAGCACATCTGACATGAGTTATAATAGCGACCATGGTAGCGTTAACGAAGACAGTAGAGAAAACAGTTTTGTAAGATACGAAGAAAATTCAGATTAA